Proteins encoded together in one Acanthopagrus latus isolate v.2019 chromosome 19, fAcaLat1.1, whole genome shotgun sequence window:
- the zdhhc23b gene encoding palmitoyltransferase ZDHHC23-B: MKKRATKVPEEEEEALCCCEYVNRFGERSHVAACCCDCEDLDDACDRFLKREPQKPESLSKVTEVFSDRIRVPWFWGGARKVDLSVIPPLILLPVLLHVAALHFLLGIVVLTALPGLVLWYYYFTHRKKGRTLFFLSLALFSLGYMYYLFITEVLPTGDVGPVQVTVVTVGVILTLVALVNTKREPGIVRPNQDSVHSTVTYYSSLPDRDLAPHGGRQDVTMTLANRAGSSEQEGMAFKESSRRNWCPVCRVARPPRAGHCRICGVCVLRLDHHCVWINSCVGQANHRSFLVTLVLFLLTSLYGISLVLQSVCPNQHLFTALLYCPGVYNQYSTALCFTCAWYSCIVTGGLLHLLVVQVINVSYNVTEREARTALRDKTARSAYWGLVVDTGVYSKGFRGNWAEFMTMGEKLNPPPSPALTDLVALLGVNTQEKCENK; this comes from the exons ATGAAGAAGCGAGCCACCAAGgtgccggaggaggaggaggaggccttgTGCTGCTGCGAGTATGTTAACAGATTTGGAGAGCGCAGCCATGTAGCGGCCTGCTGCTGCGACTGTGAGGACCTGGATGACGCCTGTGACAG GTTCCTGAAAAGGGAGCCTCAGAAACCTGAATCCTTATCAAAAGTGACGGAAGTTTTCTCGGACCGGATCCGTGTACCGTGGTTTTGGGGTGGAGCCCGAAAAGTGGACCTGTCCGTCatccctcctctcatcctccttcctgtcctcctgcATGTCGCTGCTCTCCACTTCCTGCTTGGCATTGTGGTCCTGACAGCTCTGCCCGGCCTGGTGCTCTGGTACTACTATTTCACTCACCGCAAGAAGGGACGGACgctcttcttcctcagcctGGCCCTCTTCTCCCTTGGGTACATGTACTACTTGTTCATCACAGAGGTGCTTCCCACTGGGGATGTCGGCCCGGTCCAGGTGACTGTGGTGACCGTAGGAGTCATACTGACCCTGGTGGCCCTTGTCAACACCAAGAGAGAGCCTGGCATCGTGCGGCCAAACCAAGATTCCGTCCACAGCACAGTGACGTATTACAGCTCTTTGCCAGACAGAGACCTTGCTCCACACGGGGGCCGGCAGGATGTGACGATGACACTGGCCAATCGGGCGGGATCGTCGGAGCAGGAGGGGATGGCGTTCAAGGAAAGCAGCCGGAGGAACTGGTGTCCAGTGTGCAGGGTGGCGCGGCCCCCGAGGGCAGGACACTGTCGGATCTGTGGTGTCTGCGTGCTGCGTCTCGACCACCACTGTGTCTG GATAAACAGCTGTGTGGGTCAGGCCAATCACCGCAGCTTCCTGGTTACACTCGTCCTCTTCCTGTTGACGTCCCTGTACGGCATCAGCCTggtgctgcagagtgtgtgtccgAATCAACACCTCTTCACCGCCCTGCTCTACTGTCCGGGGGTCTACAACCAGTACAG CACGGCACTCTGCTTCACCTGTGCCTGGTACAGCTGCATCGTGACCGGGGGGCTGCTGcacctgctggtggtgcaggtgATCAACGTCAGCTACAACGTGACCGAGCGCGAGGCACGCACCGCCCTGAGAGACAAAACCGCTCGCAGTGCCTACTGGGGACTCGTCGTGGACACTGGCGTCTACTCTAAAGGTTTCCGTGGCAACTGGGCAGAGTTCATGACCATGGGCGAAAAACTGaatccccctccctcccctgccctGACAGACCTGGT TGCCTTGCTGGGAGtcaacacacaagaaaaatgtgAGAATAAGTAA